A single region of the Vicia villosa cultivar HV-30 ecotype Madison, WI linkage group LG4, Vvil1.0, whole genome shotgun sequence genome encodes:
- the LOC131596396 gene encoding protein indeterminate-domain 7-like has protein sequence MMKGLSIDENMSNLTSASSEKSASSATKNEKANLEPQTKRKRNLPGHPDPDAEVIALSPQTLLATNRFICEICNKGFQRDQNLQLHKRGHNLPWKLKKRNSNEIIRKKVYVCPETACVHHDPSRALGDLTGIKKHFFRKHGEKKWKCEKCSKRYAVQSDWKAHSKICGTKEYKCECGTLFSRRDSFITHRAFCDVLSHESAMSMSGVNPLFSHHSQFHSHGFQPPSLKKEQDFNSRSSEIPSWLFQTHMNHYDQNPNPTNLFPSNFNSNNIMTTSSPHMSATSLLQKASQIGVTVSKTDQEHCRSSSQLMQTHVPFEYKTLYMNSSSPVSGIVMPSREEIATGFSHCLAPYGNKAAIASECFEEGVTVTATATNTEESSLLHDVIYGNESSQFEGVVTTMRGMFDTQRGSSDNNNNNFEDFVSKSTQAQYSQFGKSNNDDEMTRDFLSLGAFSQRDFFNISGINDDPLGSLSYGKQNHSQNPWRG, from the exons ATGATGAAAGGTTTGTCCATAGATGAAAACATGTCAAATTTGACATCTGCTTCAAGTGAAAAAAGTGCTTCTTCAGCAACCAAGAATGAAAAGGCAAATCTAGAACCACAAACCAAAAGGAAGAGAAATCTTCCAGGCCATCCAG ACCCTGATGCAGAAGTAATAGCCTTGAGTCCCCAAACTCTCTTGGCAACAAACAGGTTCATTTGTGAGATTTGTAACAAAGGATTCCAAAGAGATCAAAATCTTCAGCTTCACAAAAGAGGACATAACTTACCATGGAAGCTAAAGAAAAGAAACAGCAATGAAATCATAAGGAAGAAAGTGTATGTGTGTCCAGAGACAGCATGTGTTCACCATGACCCTTCAAGAGCATTAGGAGACCTCACTGGAATCAAGAAGCACTTTTTCAGAAAGCATGGTGAGAAGAAATGGAAGTGTGAAAAGTGTTCCAAACGTTATGCAGTTCAATCTGATTGGAAAGCTCATTCCAAAATTTGTGGCACTAAAGAGTATAAGTGTGAATGTGGAACCCTTTTCTCAAG AAGGGACAGTTTTATCACTCATAGGGCCTTTTGTGATGTTCTATCACATGAGAGTGCAATGTCAATGTCAGGAGTGAACCCTCTATTCTCTCATCATTCACAATTTCATAGCCATGGTTTTCAACCACCATCCCTAAAAAAAGAACAagacttcaattcaagatcttcAGAAATACCATCATGGTTATTCCAAACTCATATGAACCATTATGATCAAAACCCTAACCCTACAAATCTCTTTCCTTCAAATTTCAACTCAAACAATATAATGACTACTTCTTCTCCACACATGTCAGCCACTAGTTTACTGCAAAAAGCATCACAAATAGGTGTAACAGTAAGCAAAACTGATCAAGAACATTGTAGGTCCTCCTCCCAGTTAATGCAAACTCACGTGCCTTTTGAATATAAAACACTATACATGAATTCATCTTCACCTGTTTCTGGAATAGTTATGCCTTCACGTGAAGAAATAGCGACTGGTTTTTCTCATTGTTTGGCTCCATATGGGAATAAAGCTGCAATAGCCTCTGAATGCTTTGAAGAAGGTGTCACTGTTACTGCAACTGCTACAAACACAGAAGAATCTTCTCTTTTGCATGATGTGATATATGGTAATGAAAGCTCACAATTTGAAGGTGTTGTTACTACCATGAGAGGAATGTTTGATACACAAAGAGGTAGtagtgataataataataataactttgaGGACTTTGTTTCCAAATCAACACAAGCACAATATTCCCAATTTGGTAAAAGCAACAATGATGATGAAATGACAAGGGACTTTTTGAGTCTTGGTGCATTTTCACAAAGAGATTTCTTCAATATATCTGGAATTAATGATGATCCTTTGGGTTCTTTATCTTATGGTAAGCAAAATCATAGTCAAAATCCTTGGAGAGgctaa